A section of the Aricia agestis chromosome 4, ilAriAges1.1, whole genome shotgun sequence genome encodes:
- the LOC121726236 gene encoding odorant receptor Or1-like isoform X2: MVSSQTTCCLWALKPLFDDAGSKKFPFDMWMPVNPERPPQYAFGYAFQLLTISMSAFIYFGVDSIALSMVIFACAQLDIIKNKILNIKSHSSEQLTRRQLINNSDYLEDNLRKLKNCVKQHQCIITFTEMVENAYHTFLLFQLSGSVGIICMSALRILLIDWHSMQFLSIFLYLSVMISQLFVSCWCGHELTATSEHLHSVLHECAWYEQSLEFKKILLVAMMRMERPLVLRAGHYISLSRPTFVSILRMSYSYFAVLNQTT; encoded by the exons ATGGTCAGTTCCCAGACTACGTGTTGCCTGTGGGCACTCAAACCTCTATTCGATGATGCTGGCTCCAAGAAGTTTCCATTTGACATGTG GATGCCCGTGAATCCAGAGCGCCCACCTCAATACGCGTTTGGATACGCCTTCCAACTTCTGACGATAAGCATGAGTGCCTTCATCTACTTCGGAGTCGACAGCATCGCCCTGTCCATGGTCATATTCGCCTGTGCTCAGTTAGATATTATAAAgaacaagattttaaat ATAAAATCGCATTCTTCTGAGCAATTGACAAGAAGACAGCTTATCAATAATTCAGATTATCTAGAAGACAATCTaaggaaattaaaaaattgtGTAAAACAACATCAGTGTATAATTAC GTTTACCGAGATGGTGGAAAACGCCTATCACACTTTTCTGTTGTTTCAACTAAGCGGAAGCGTTGGTATTATTTGTATGTCGGCACTTAGAATTTTGTTG ATCGACTGGCATAGCATGCAGTTCCTCTCGATATTTCTCTACCTCTCCGTTATGATCAGCCAGTTGTTCGTGAGCTGTTGGTGTGGTCATGAGCTTACAGCTACA AGCGAGCACCTACACAGCGTGCTCCACGAGTGTGCGTGGTACGAGCAGAGTTTGGAATTTAAAAAgattctactggtggccatgaTGCGGATGGAACGACCCCTGGTGCTTCGTGCTGGCCACTACATCAGCCTCTCTAGGCCAACTTTTGTTTCT ATCCTTCGAATGTCTTACTCGTATTTTGCAGTGCTCAATCAAACAACCTAA
- the LOC121726515 gene encoding protein phosphatase 1 regulatory subunit 21, which translates to MEGLPSGDIQAKYQKLAAEYSKLKVHVKVLKKGVLDEQAKSNELRELLKDKEKTLRKGELEIDSLTFRNQQLTRRVSVLQEELENIQAKLTKKLKGKAEEKQLPTNSSSTFDSGLLQEELQKKIIENAQFASQLSDKTFEISQLQATIDDYHRQICESDNKYKCEIAKLKNKNQELQFALEEAQKDRTGNISRTHLCSQAASCNGDFLSEVGSLMGSEDALSSVDDLHVNDQLINKVHTLEQENQKLRMEYEMLQLENESLKLEIAKHVSASQKRRGEMHDSGDFNSFNETSADGDNRVTGLLGSLEVPFLINHELQAREERMQTYFTNKIRDLNQQKDELRSKTEHYVKECEMLRLRFDEMELEKETDNRTIQDKHNTISRLEEELQSTSRNYEQQLSVLSEHVAGLHEQIAAQHDAMQHHGHRRK; encoded by the exons ATGGAAGGGCTACCTTCCGGCGATATTCAAGCCAAGTACCAGAAGCTAGCAGCGGAATATTCCAAG TTGAAAGTTCATGTGAAGGTGCTCAAGAAAGGGGTCTTAGACGAGCAGGCAAAATCCAATGAATTGCGGGAATTGCTTAAAGATAAGGAAAAAACATTGCGTAAAGGTGAACTTGAAATAGATTCTTTAACATTTAGAAATCAACAATTGACGCGCCGTGTATCCGTACTACAAGAAGAGCTGGAAAACATTCAA GCCaaacttacaaaaaaattaaaaggcaAGGCTGAGGAAAAACAACTTCCAACAAACAGCTCTTCAACATTTGATTCTGGGTTACTTCAAGAAGAATTACAgaagaaaattattgaaaatgccCAATTTGCTTCACAG CTTTCAGACAAAACCTTTGAAATATCCCAACTCCAAGCTACTATTGATGATTACCATAGACAAATATGTGAAAGTGATAACAAATATAAATGTGAAATCGccaagttaaaaaataaaaatcaagagTTGCAGTTTGCATTAGAAGAAGCACAAAAGGATAGAACGGGAAACATATCTAGAACACACTTATGTAGTCAGGCTGCCAGTTGTAATGGAGATTTCCTGTCAGAAGTTGGAAGCTtg ATGGGCAGTGAGGATGCCTTaagttctgtagatgatttacaTGTTAATGATCAACTCATCAATAAAGTACATACATTAGAacag gaAAATCAAAAACTTCGGATGGAGTATGAAATGTTACAATTGGAAAACGAAAGTTTGAAATTAGAAATAGCCAAACATGTGTCCGCATCACAAAAACGTAGAGGAGAGATGCACGACTCTGGGGATTTCAATAGTTTTAATGAAACATCAGCAG ATGGAGATAATAGAGTCACAGGGCTTTTAGGGAGTTTGGAAGTTCCGTTCCTGATAAACCACGAACTTCAAGCGCGGGAAGAACGCATGCAGACATACTTTACAAACAAGATCAGAGATCTCAACCAACAAAAAGACGAATTGAGGAGCAAGACTGAACATTATGTTAAAGAG TGTGAGATGCTTCGACTCAGGTTTGATGAAATGGAGCTGGAGAAAGAGACTGACAACAGAACAATACAGGATAAACACAACACTATCAGTAGGCTT gagGAGGAACTGCAGTCGACGTCACGGAACTACGAGCAGCAGCTGTCGGTGCTGTCGGAGCACGTGGCCGGCCTGCACGAGCAGATCGCCGCGCAGCACGACGCCATGCAACATCACGGCCACAGGAGGAAATAG
- the LOC121726236 gene encoding odorant receptor Or1-like isoform X1: protein MSEVSSEDLYLNRARFVMKFLGVWVPPPDENHIQKLHRLFIMSLQYLFLLFQIIYIIQVWGDLEAVSQASYLLFTQASLCFKVTVLQINKELARNLLIQMNSDIFKPQNEEQIRILRNQSGRIKRLLFAFMVSSQTTCCLWALKPLFDDAGSKKFPFDMWMPVNPERPPQYAFGYAFQLLTISMSAFIYFGVDSIALSMVIFACAQLDIIKNKILNIKSHSSEQLTRRQLINNSDYLEDNLRKLKNCVKQHQCIITFTEMVENAYHTFLLFQLSGSVGIICMSALRILLIDWHSMQFLSIFLYLSVMISQLFVSCWCGHELTATSEHLHSVLHECAWYEQSLEFKKILLVAMMRMERPLVLRAGHYISLSRPTFVSILRMSYSYFAVLNQTT from the exons ATGTCGGAGGTATCCTCTGAAGACTTGTATTTGAATAGGGCTAGATTTGTGATGAAATTTTTAGGGGTCTGGGTACCACCTCCCGATGAAAACCACATCCAAAAACTTCACCGTTTATTCATTATGTCTCtgcagtatttatttttattgtttcaaattatttacataatccAAGTATGGGGGGACTTAGAGGCCGTCTCGCAGGCTTCGTACTTGCTCTTCACTCAGGCTAGCCTATGTTTTAAAGTCACCGTTCTGCAAATTAACAAAGAATTAGCACGGAATCTATTGATTCAAATGAATAGTGACATTTTCAAACCGCAGAACGAGGAGCAAATAAG GATCTTAAGAAATCAATCAGGAAGAATAAAGAGATTGCTGTTTGCGTTTATGGTCAGTTCCCAGACTACGTGTTGCCTGTGGGCACTCAAACCTCTATTCGATGATGCTGGCTCCAAGAAGTTTCCATTTGACATGTG GATGCCCGTGAATCCAGAGCGCCCACCTCAATACGCGTTTGGATACGCCTTCCAACTTCTGACGATAAGCATGAGTGCCTTCATCTACTTCGGAGTCGACAGCATCGCCCTGTCCATGGTCATATTCGCCTGTGCTCAGTTAGATATTATAAAgaacaagattttaaat ATAAAATCGCATTCTTCTGAGCAATTGACAAGAAGACAGCTTATCAATAATTCAGATTATCTAGAAGACAATCTaaggaaattaaaaaattgtGTAAAACAACATCAGTGTATAATTAC GTTTACCGAGATGGTGGAAAACGCCTATCACACTTTTCTGTTGTTTCAACTAAGCGGAAGCGTTGGTATTATTTGTATGTCGGCACTTAGAATTTTGTTG ATCGACTGGCATAGCATGCAGTTCCTCTCGATATTTCTCTACCTCTCCGTTATGATCAGCCAGTTGTTCGTGAGCTGTTGGTGTGGTCATGAGCTTACAGCTACA AGCGAGCACCTACACAGCGTGCTCCACGAGTGTGCGTGGTACGAGCAGAGTTTGGAATTTAAAAAgattctactggtggccatgaTGCGGATGGAACGACCCCTGGTGCTTCGTGCTGGCCACTACATCAGCCTCTCTAGGCCAACTTTTGTTTCT ATCCTTCGAATGTCTTACTCGTATTTTGCAGTGCTCAATCAAACAACCTAA
- the LOC121726510 gene encoding conserved oligomeric Golgi complex subunit 2 has protein sequence MEKDTSDFILPPAPRGLCFDRNDFVKTNFLVDNFLADHNEVASLETMRDDLGVYLKVLRLAMIELINKDYANFVNLCATLIGFDKAILKIQAPLSQLNEEVLSVKQSLENAMKELSMWLNQRHTLMKNKQLLRYYSHTKKCLNILDTILTDISKKRIQEQIVIVDRAAMQYNQLKFSVSKCESIIKPEQNKKYNEVGGKLVNILNELMFKFWNDNNEDNLLKTLIILTSLDRVSETEMLIRKQAIAPLLQDIINEPALQKSKDGLEGIYKKIMSVLDHELKLLVIVTQHSKLTNLSKKYRFLVNCFWCEVENRLEVNMASIFAPGNPQLFYKRYKESMHFVKKIEELCDKNESVYLLRQTVEYKNFLRRWNLPVYFQIRFQEIAGGFESCLKGAPTTQNNSDFILAETLKCWNSLQDCWSDGIFLEALAHKFWKLSLQLLSRYATWVTSICSQRNSQVRLESTSVNKNLLETCINLYMDIEKLIKSLPKFLDHVQNKMSNDRKKIIIRESIKPTENMLQSTKIKINQCIVDELYDHFNMQLKQVSDIPRLYRKTNRSIPTKPCTYIDVIAKALDEFDRDTSKKLDRPFLTGVYQSLFAEMTNSYYKYVEDVLTSVQKTEESLRRLKQIRERSSQQSQDVTGVTDGDKIRLQLHVDVVSYANKAQSLHINKENVGKLTDLLTLVTDAVKTVDIK, from the exons ATGGAAAAAGATACTAGTGATTTCATATTGCCGCCAGCCCCAAGGGGCTTATGTTTTGACCGCAATGATTTTGTCAAG ACTAACTTTTTGGTAGACAACTTTTTGGCAGACCACAATGAGGTAGCCTCATTAGAAACTATGAGAGATGACCTAGGTGTTTACTTAAAAGTTCTTAGATTAGCCATGATAGAGCTCATCAACAAAGATTATGCTAACTTTGTTAATTTGTGTGCAACTTTGATAGGCTTCGACAAAgccattttaaaaattcaagcGCCTCTAAGCCAATTAAATGAAGAAGTATTG aGTGTGAAACAGTCACTTGAAAATGCTATGAAGGAATTATCAATGTGGTTAAATCAAAGGCACACACTtatgaaaaataaacaattgTTGAGATATTATAGTCACACCAAAAAATGTCTTAACATATTAGACACCATACTTACAGATATTTCCAAGAAAAGAATCCAGGAGCAAATTGTTATTGTTGACAGAGCGGCCATGCAATACAATCAGCTTAAGTTTTCAGTTTCAAAATGTGAAAGTATCATTAAGccagaacaaaataaaaagtataacgAAGTTGGTGGGAAACTGGTAAACATACTGAATGAACTAATGTTTAAATTCTGGAATGATAATAATGAAGACAATTTACTGAAGACATTAATAATTCTGACCTCATTAGACCGAGTTTCTGAAACTGAAATGCTAATAAGGAAACAAGCCATTGCACCTTTACTACAAGACATAATAAATGAACCAGCTCTACAAAAAAGTAAAGATGGTCTAGAGGGAATTTACAAAAAGATCATGTCAGTACTTGACCATGAACTAAAATTGCTTGTGATAGTAACACAACATTCCAAGCTTACGAATCtttcaaaaaaatatagatttttagtCAATTGTTTTTGGTGTGAAGTAGAAAATCGCCTTGAGGTTAATATGGCCTCAATTTTTGCACCCGGAAATCCTCAGTTATTCTATAAGAGATACAAAGAGAGTAtgcattttgttaaaaaaattgaagagcTCTGTGACAAGAATGAGTCTGTTTATTTGTTGCGGCAAACTGTAGAgtataaaaactttttgagGAGATGGAATCTTCCTGTATACTTTCAGATCAGATTTCAAGAAATTGCTG gtGGCTTTGAGTCGTGTTTGAAAGGTGCACCAACAACTCAGAACAATTCTGACTTCATCCTGGCAGAAACACTTAAATGTTGGAACAGTTTGCAGGATTGTTGGTCTGATGGTATTTTTTTAGAGGCACTAGCACATAAGTTTTGGAAGTTATCCCTTCAATTATTGTCAAGATATGCAACATGGGTGACTAGCATATGCTCCCaa CGAAATAGTCAAGTAAGATTAGAATCTAcatctgtaaataaaaatttgctGGAAACCTGTATAAACCTTTACATGGAtattgaaaaattaataaaaagtttgcCGAAGTTTTTGGATCATGTTCAgaataaaatgtcaaatgacagaaagaaaataataataagggaAAGTATCAAACCCACTGAAAATATGCTGCAGagcacaaaaattaaaataaatcaatgtATTGTTGATGAGTTGTATGATCATTTCAACATGCAACTAAAACAAGTTAGTGACATACCTCGACTGTATAGAAAAACAAATAGAAGCATTCCTACCAAGCCTTGTACATATATTGATGTTATAGCTAAAGCTTTAGATGAATTTGATAGGGATACCTCAAAGAAATTAGACAGACCTTTTCTTACTGGTGTTTACCAGTCATTATTTGCAGAAATGACAAATTC cTACTATAAATATGTGGAAGATGTCTTGACCTCAGTTCAAAAAACTGAGGAATCCCTGAGAAGACTTAAACAAATTCGTGAAAGGTCATCACAGCAGTCCCAAGATGTTACAGGTGTAACTGATGGGGACAAAATTCGTCTGCAGCTTCATGTGGATGTTGTATCATATGCCAACAAAGCCCAGTCACTACACATCAACAAGGAGAATGTGGGAAAGTTAACAGATCTGTTAACATTGGTTACAGATGCTGTAAAAACTGTagatattaaatga
- the LOC121726511 gene encoding DNA polymerase iota: protein MTDRNMESSSSSYMGSQNEHIKSIIHIDVDCFYAQVEMIRNPELRSQPLGIQQKNIVVTSNYEARKFGIQKCMLVCDALKACPNLKLVNGEDLREYRTASSKIFMVLQSWKCPVEKLGLDENYIDVTNLVKERLKNTSNSITISGHIYNEPSVECTCGCHTRLKLASQIANEMRYKIYDELGFTTCAGIAHNKLLAKLVCPLHKPNDQTTIFPEDGVNFMSNLQSVRSIPSIGLKTTEALISQKIITVSDLQQVSMELLKKHFSADMAVRLKTLSLGEDNTPVKQTGRPQSIGLEDSFKTVSVKSEVEEKFAALLQRLLILVREDGRIPVSLRVTLRKKDVKRLSSHRESRQCQVSPSIFTINNGALTVTEAGQQKLMSTIMRLFTKLIDLSKPFHLTLVGLAFTKFQERMTGRSSIVNYLMNDISVQSVLNIQNDCDTSTSMDYSAVSPSSSTTTDLSDAEVEPSPKKPKKVTWIAKRRCLSKEEIASPSKLKVGELRLNSKELEKVSELRLNSRDRSLTPRASPARDMSDNSEAMKDVAEGGNCGDCPSYVDKEVFNALPEDMQHELKAMWKNPSNSELPRSSPRNMNKSKSNTLLKYFVPNK from the exons ATGACCGACAG AAACATGGAATCAAGCAGCTCTAGTTACATGGGAAGTCAAAATGAACACATAAAGAGTATAATTCACATTGATGTTGACTGCTTTTATGCTCAAGTAGAAATGATACGAAATCCAGAATTGCGGTCTCAACCCTTGGGAATTCAACAGAAAAATATAGTTGTGACCAGTAATTACGAAGCGCGAAAGTTCGGCATTCAGAAGTGTATGCTTGTTTGTGATGCTTTGAAAGCGTGTCCGAATTTAAAACTAGTTAATGGTGAGGATTTACGTGAGTATAGAACAGCGTCCAGTAAAATTTTTATGGTTCTACAGAGTTGGAAATGCCCCGTTGAGAAACTAGGATTAGATGAGAATTATATTGATGTCACAAATTTAGTCAAAGAAAGATTAAAAAACACAAGCAACAGCATCACAATATCAGGTCATATTTACAATGAACCGAGTGTAGAGTGCACTTGTGGTTGCCATACAAGATTAAAATTAGCATCCCAAATTGCCAATGAAAtgagatacaaaatatatgatgaATTAGGTTTTACAACTTGTGCGGGGATCGCTCACAACAAACTATTGGCCAAACTTGTATGTCCTCTTCACAAGCCTAATGACCAAACTACAATCTTCCCCGAAGATGGTGTTAATTTTATGTCTAATTTACAAAGTGTCCGTTCTATACCGAGTATTGGTTTGAAAACCACAGAAGCTCTCAtttcacaaaaaattattacagtCAGTGACCTGCAACAGGTATCTATGGAATTGTTGAAAAAACACTTTAGCGCAGACATGGCTGTCAGACTGAAGACTTTAAGTTTAGGTGAAGATAATACTCCAGTGAAACAAACGGGCAGGCCTCAAAGTATAGGTTTAGAAGATAGCTTTAAAACAGTTAGTGTTAAGAGTGAAGTGGAAGAAAAATTTGCTGCATTGCTCCAGAGGTTACTTATTTTAGTTAGAGAAGATGGACGCATTCCAGTTTCATTGAGGGTTACACTTAGAAAGAAAGATGTCAAGAGATTGAGTAGCCACAGGGAGTCCCGGCAGTGTCAAGTGTCACCCTCAATATTCACAATTAACAATGGTGCCCTTACTGTCACAGAAGCCGGACAGCAGAAGCTAATGAGTACAATTATGAGATTATTCACAAAATTAATTGATCTCTCTAAACCATTCCATTTAACTCTTGTGGGACTGGCATTTACAAAATTTCAAGAGAGAATGACCGGTAGAAGTTCCATTGTTAATTATTTGATGAATGATATATCAGTACAATCAGTTTTAAACATTCAAAATGACTGTGACACCTCAACATCAATGGATTATTCAGCAGTGTCTCCCAGTAGTAGCACTACCACCGACTTATCTGATGCAGAAGTTGAGCCTTCACCAAAAAAACCTAAAAAGGTAACATGGATTGCAAAACGAAGATGTTTGTCAAAAGAAGAAATTGCATCTCCGAGTAAACTAAAAGTTGGTGAGCTTCGTTTGAATTCAAAGGAATTGGAGAAAGTCTCTGAGCTAAGATTGAACTCACGAGACAGGTCACTGACCCCACGAGCCAGTCCAGCTAGAGATATGTCAGATAATTCTGAGGCAATGAAAGATGTCGCTGAAGGTGGAAACTGTGGGGACTGCCCCAgttatgttgataaagaagtGTTCAATGCCCTTCCGGAAGACATGCAGCATGAGTTGAAAGCTATGTGGAAAAATCCCTCCAATTCAGAGTTGCCCAGAAGTAGTCCAAGAAACATGAACAAATCAAAATCGAACACTCTGTTGAAATACTTTGTTCCAAACAAATAG